The sequence ACTCTTTGGCAAGAATCTTGGCCATTGGCTTATGGACGCGTCCATGAAAATCGACACCTATCCCGACATACGGGCCAACAGCTTCGCGAATCGCAGCCACATTAGAAAGGACGCGGTCAATTTTTTCAAAGGAATCAATATATTGCATTTCATCGGTTGCATTCATTTTCACAGCTGTAAAGCCTTTGTCAACTACTTGTTTCGCTGCAGCGCCAACTTCATTAGGGCGATCTCCGCCAATCCATGAGTATACTCTTATCTTGTCTCGTGCTTTGCCGCCAAGCAACTGGTGAACAGGCACATTGTGGTACTTCCCTAAAATATCCCACAATGCTTGGTCAATACCGGAAATGGCGCTCATTAATATTGGCCCACCACGATAAAAACCGCCGCGGTACAGAACATTCCAATGGTCTTCAATTTGAAAAGGATCTTTGCCAATCAAGTATTCCATCAGCTCATGCACAGCGGCCTCTACAGTAGCAGCACGCCCCTCAACTACAGGTTCGCCCCAACCAGTCATTCCTTCGTCCGTCTCTATTTTCAAAAACAGCCACCGTGGCTGGACTTTGAACAGTTCATAGCTTTTAATTTTCAATATTTGTTCTCCCCTCTTTCTGATCTTTCATTGCTTGCTCAAGTGCCGCTACATAGTTTTTCGCTTTTTCCGTAAGCTCGCGAAGATAGGCAGGCGTCACTTCGGCCTTGCCATCTACTAAAGAACTGCCAATGCCAAATCCGACAGCTCCTGCTTGTTTAAAAGCACCAATGTTCTGGTCATTGACTCCGCCTGTTGGCAAAAGCGGAATATGGGACAACGGCCCGCGAATGTCTTTGATGTAACCTGGACCTGCGCTTGCCGGAAAAACTTTGACAATATCGGCTCCAAGCTCGTAAGCGCTTAAAATTTCTGTCGGCGTATAGGCACCTGGTATGCTGACTTTGCCATAGCGTTTCGTCATTTCAATCGTTGCCGCTTTTACAGTCGGGGAAAGGATAAAATCAGCTCCCGCTTGGATCGCTGAAAATGCCGCTTCCGGATCTAAGACCGTTCCAGCGCCAATTTTCATTTCGCGGCCCAGTTCCCTTGACAACATACGAAGCGATTCGAATGCGTCAGGGGAATTAAGGGCGACTTCAACTAAGCAAATGCCTCCCTCCTTAAGAGCGCTTCCAATTTTCACTGCGTTCTCTGGCGGCACACCACGGATAATTGCAATCAGTTGGTGCTTGTAAATGGCTTGTAACGTTTCCATATTTTCCTCCTAACGATTCACGTCTTCTCCATTTTGTTGGAAAGCATGCAATGTTTGCCGAGAGGGCAATCCTTCAATGTCGCCGTGCACTTGGGTAACAAAAGCGCCTATCGCACAACCGCGCCCGACTGCCTCTTCAATCGCGAGCCCATCTAGCAAACCTGACAAAACACCTGCGGCAAATCCGTCACCAGCACCAATTGGGTCAACCACTTCCTTTACTGGAAATGGAGCAACATAGCCAGACTGTTCTGTGCTCTTGTAATAAGCGCCTTTCTCACCGAGCTTGACAACGGTTAGCCGGGCGCCAAGATGTAAACAGCGATCGGCAATTTCCTCGCTATTGTTTGTGCCGAATAAATAGCGGCCTTCCCCAGACCCTGGCAAAACGATATCAGCCATGCCAATCAAACGCTCCAACAAACGCTTCTGTTTCTCCTCCGTCAGCAATTTTTTGCGTATATTTGGGTCAAACACGATTTTGACATGATGCTTCTTGGCCATTTCGACTAATACGAACGTTGCCTGCTCGCATGATTTGCTCAATAATGGCGTAATCCCTGTTAAATATAGAAACTTCGCTTTCTTAACGTAGTCCTCATCAATATCGGCAGACTCTAAACGGCTCGCCGCAGAACCCTTTCGGTAGTAGAGGATATTCGCCGTCTTCGCAGTCATTTGTTCTTTCAAAAAAAGCCCCGTTGGAGCCTGCTCATCCATGGTTACATACGTTGTATCGACGCCTTCACCACGGACAGATTGGATGATTTTCGCTCCTAACTCGTCAGCGCCGACTCGACTAATCCAGCCTGTTTTATGACCAAGTTTCGCTAATCCGATCAACGTGTTCGTCTCTGCGCCGGCCACACGGGCTGAAAAATTAGAAGCGTATCGAAGCTGTCCGTCCTCTTTAGGAGCAAACAACACCATTGTTTCACCTATGCTTACTACATCCATTCAAACACCTCTTCATGTACTGGCTTCCTCTAAAAAGCGTATCCGAGCTTTTGTGAAATTCCGTTTGCTGTGTCCATAACGTTGTTCACGATTTGGCTTTTTTGCCTCAGCATCCGTTCTTTTGGGCCAGCTACACTAATCGCCGCCTGCATTACTTTTGATGCGTCAAATATGGGCGCCGCCACGCAGTACAGCCCTTCCTCATTTTCTTCATCATCAATCGCATAACCTAGCTGTTCATATTCTTGCAAACGCGCCAGCAGCGTCTCTTTATCGGTGATTGTGTGTGGGGTGATCGGCTTAAGCAATACATGTTCTAAATAATCGACACGTTGCTCCTCCGGCATGAATGTCAAAAAAGCCTTGCCAAGCCCCGTGCAATAAAGAGGCTTTCGGCCGCCTAAATACGCTGACGTCCGAATCGAGCGATTGCTGTCGATTTTCGCCACGTATACAAGTTCCTGGTTGGCTAGTAGGGCCATAAACACCGTCTCCTCTACTGCTGAAGCTAACCGTTGCAGCGATTCAGCGCTTAACAAAGCAAGGTCGAGTGATTCACGAGCAGCATTGCCAATCGGGATCAGTTTTGGACCAAGGGCAAATTTTTTCGCTTGGTTTACAGATAGATAATTTTCACGATAAAGCGTATGGACTAAAGCAGACGTGCTACTTTGCGGCAAATCAAGAGATTCGCTAATTTCTTTGATGCTCAGCCCATTTACATGAACACTT is a genomic window of Shouchella clausii containing:
- the dgoD gene encoding galactonate dehydratase; the protein is MKIKSYELFKVQPRWLFLKIETDEGMTGWGEPVVEGRAATVEAAVHELMEYLIGKDPFQIEDHWNVLYRGGFYRGGPILMSAISGIDQALWDILGKYHNVPVHQLLGGKARDKIRVYSWIGGDRPNEVGAAAKQVVDKGFTAVKMNATDEMQYIDSFEKIDRVLSNVAAIREAVGPYVGIGVDFHGRVHKPMAKILAKELEPFKPMFIEEPVLPENNEALREIARNTAIPIATGERMFSKWDFKQVLVDGYVDIIQPDLSHAGGITECKKILSMAEAFDVAAAPHCPLGPIALAACLQVDATCHNAFIQEQSLGIHYNEGSDLLDYLVDGSVFHYKDGYVDIPNKPGLGIEINEDHVRKMSETGHNWRNPVWRHQDNSVAEW
- a CDS encoding bifunctional 4-hydroxy-2-oxoglutarate aldolase/2-dehydro-3-deoxy-phosphogluconate aldolase, with amino-acid sequence METLQAIYKHQLIAIIRGVPPENAVKIGSALKEGGICLVEVALNSPDAFESLRMLSRELGREMKIGAGTVLDPEAAFSAIQAGADFILSPTVKAATIEMTKRYGKVSIPGAYTPTEILSAYELGADIVKVFPASAGPGYIKDIRGPLSHIPLLPTGGVNDQNIGAFKQAGAVGFGIGSSLVDGKAEVTPAYLRELTEKAKNYVAALEQAMKDQKEGRTNIEN
- a CDS encoding sugar kinase, translated to MDVVSIGETMVLFAPKEDGQLRYASNFSARVAGAETNTLIGLAKLGHKTGWISRVGADELGAKIIQSVRGEGVDTTYVTMDEQAPTGLFLKEQMTAKTANILYYRKGSAASRLESADIDEDYVKKAKFLYLTGITPLLSKSCEQATFVLVEMAKKHHVKIVFDPNIRKKLLTEEKQKRLLERLIGMADIVLPGSGEGRYLFGTNNSEEIADRCLHLGARLTVVKLGEKGAYYKSTEQSGYVAPFPVKEVVDPIGAGDGFAAGVLSGLLDGLAIEEAVGRGCAIGAFVTQVHGDIEGLPSRQTLHAFQQNGEDVNR
- a CDS encoding IclR family transcriptional regulator; amino-acid sequence: MSVKSAERVLRIFELLSVHVNGLSIKEISESLDLPQSSTSALVHTLYRENYLSVNQAKKFALGPKLIPIGNAARESLDLALLSAESLQRLASAVEETVFMALLANQELVYVAKIDSNRSIRTSAYLGGRKPLYCTGLGKAFLTFMPEEQRVDYLEHVLLKPITPHTITDKETLLARLQEYEQLGYAIDDEENEEGLYCVAAPIFDASKVMQAAISVAGPKERMLRQKSQIVNNVMDTANGISQKLGYAF